Genomic DNA from Salvia miltiorrhiza cultivar Shanhuang (shh) chromosome 1, IMPLAD_Smil_shh, whole genome shotgun sequence:
aatataatcttttattaataattcatttatattattaaattaaatatttaataaaataaataattattattactattccATCATTACAAAATCAAGAACAATTGTCACTGCCAATCACTATCGAAAATCTATACTTTTAACTGAGAATACAAATTATCAAACGTGGGCTCCCACCCACCATTTCAAACCGACAACATTCTTTACAAAATATTTTGGCACATCTttgtttccttttcttttctcccttttcccttaaaattttcttcaagattttgAAAATCACACTCCAAAGCAGTAACAGCAAGAACCTTCTCCATTAAACCACATATCTAAATCTCTCTTCTTTCTCCCCTAAAAGGAAAATTCGAAGCTGAATCTCACTccgtttctttcttcttctccacAATGAACAACACCATTTTCTTGATTTTGCTAATAATCTCATCAATCTTCTCCCAATCCCACTCGCAGCAGCAGCGGATCAAAACCATAGTAATCCTAGTAATGGAAAACCGCTCATTCGACCACATGCTGGGCTGGATGAAGAGATCCATCAACCCTTCAATCAACGGCGTCACCGGCGCCGAATGCAACACCGCCGCATCCACCAAAATCTGCTTCTCCGACGACGCCCGCTACGTCGACGCCGATCCGGGCCACTCCTTCGAGGCCGTCTCCCGCCAGGTATTCGGCTCCTCCGCCTCCACCCCCACCATGTCCGGCTTCGCCGCCCAAGCCCTCACCATCTCCCCCAACCTCTCCGCCGCCGTGATGAAGGGCTTCCACCCGCACCGCCTCCCCGTCTACGCCGCCCTCCTCTCCGAATTCGCCGTCTTCGACCGCTGGTTCTCCTCCATCCCGGGCCCCACCCAGCCCAACCGCCTCTTCCTCTACTCCGCCACCTCccacggctccacctcccaccTCAAGAAGCTCCTCGCCAGAGGCTACCCTCAGAAGACCATCTTCGACTCGCTGCACGAGAACGGCCTCGACTTCGGCGTATACTTTCAGAACATTCCGACTACGCTCTTCTACCGGAACATGAGGAAGCTCAAGTACGTGTTCAAGTACCACCGGTACGGGGCGAGGTTCGGGAGGGACGCGAGGGAGGGGAGGCTGCCGAGCCTGAGCGTGATCGAGCCGAGGTACTTCGACCTGAAGGGGATGGCCGGGGCGGCGAACGACGACCACCCGTCGCACGACGTGGCGAACGGGCAGCGGCTGGTGAAGGAGGTGTACGAGGCGGTGAGGGCGGGGCCGCAGTGGAACGAGACGCTGCTGGTGGTGACCTACGACGAGCACGGCGGCTTCTACGATCATGTCCCCACGCCCTACGTCGGGGTGCCCAACCCCGACGGGAACACGGGGCCGTCGCCCTATTTCTTCAACTTCGATCGACTCGGTGTTCGTGTCCCCACCATTATGGTCTCCCCCTGGATCAAGAAAGGAACTGGTACGTCGAGTATGTCGAGTATTAATGCATTTCATAAGAATGGTTCGACTATTAATGCTCGATTGGTGTATTTATCGCTAATGCTCGATTCGCAAGTACGCTAATGCTCGATATACTCGACTCGCGCACTGATCGAGCGTGTCGAGCATCAATGCATTTAATTACCATTCATGCCTGACTTGCATTGGTCGAGTAAAGTTCGCGATTCCAGCAAAATTTGCGATGAAAGTAAGGACAACTTTGTCGTTTTAAGTTCAAAGTGGGTAATTTTAGAACGGTTATTTGCGCATAAATAAGcaaactttcagcattttttgatttttccccatgaactttattttttaaatataaatacacgaattttatcttcgtctgatttttcccacgacGAGCAATTCCGATCAAATTATAACTTACTTGGCTGCTGCGTGgcatatactcccttcgtcccacttcaattggcacacttgccttttttgtttgtaccacttcaattggcactttccaaaaatagcatgtggtctctaccttctctacacacattaaacaaatgacccccacccactttacacactcaaccctttattcttaatctccgtgcccaaagtaaaagtgtcaattgaagtgggacggagggagtatgttattGTCTATGTGGCGTACACGTgtcaatatttaaatttaagttaCTTGTGTGCGTGTAGATACATGAACTTTAAGCATTTTCTAGTTTTTCTCACAAACTCAATACTTTTACGATTTTTCCCACGAAATAAAGTTCGtggaaaaaactaaaaaatactgaaagttcttgtatttacaagaaaataacCCTTTTTATAACTTCTTTTATAGTGAGTAGTTTTTATATTTGACAGGGTTAAAACAACCAttaactcttcttcttcttcttcttcttcttcttttgtatTTGACTACTGGTGCAGTTGTGAGCAAGCCAAATGGTCCTAGTCCAAATTCAGAGTATGAGCATTCATCAATCCCTGCCACAATAAAGAAGATGTTCAACCTCTCATCAAACTTCTTAACTCACAGAGATGCTTGGGCTGGCACCTTCGAGCAAGTTGTGGGCGAGTTAACCTCTCCAAGAACAGATTGCCCAGGTTCAATTTCTTATTAATCAACAATTTCTTTCTTGTTTAGTTAGGACATTATTGATGGATGGAGTTTGTGAGGTGCAGAGGTTTTGCCGGACGTGAGCCCTCTTCGGAAGGCGGAGGGCGATGAGAGCAGAGGGCTGTCGGAGTTCCAAGGGGAGGTTGTGCAGCTGGCCTCTGTGCTCAACGGCGAGCATTTGCTGAGCGgtgatttggggaagaagatGAACGTGAAGGAAGGCGAGGCGTACGTGAAGGGCGCCGTCTCAAGGTTCCTTCGGGCGAGCAAAGAGGCCATCAAGATGGGTGCAGATGAGTCTGCCATTGTTGACATGAAGGCTTCATTGACTACTAGATCATCCATTCATCACtagatcatatatatatatatatacacacttcTTCTTTTACTTAGTTTCTATACTCATAAGGGCATATGATGAAGAGAATGTTTGAGTCTTATGTTTGCAATAGTTGTGATGATATATGTTTCATGTTTCTGTGGAGAAATTAGATGAGAGTCATCGATCATATAGGGTTGTATATTATTGGCTTATGTTTAGTGCATTTGGAACTTTTTAATCCAATCTTCTTCTTGTTGTGTTGATGTCTTGTGACTATCCGAATTCCAcgtgggatcctctgtcccacaatataGTGTGTGCCactgtgtatcacttttattatattataatttttaattattttattcaattttaatttattgtgctttaaaataaaattaagataattaacaagggttccatcatccaattagggtttataattatttttttatatttatttgaattaataatagattatttgggttcattaattcaaagtcaaggtatataattttttgaattctaattttttaataataaatatttattagagttcataatataataataatttttatttttataaaaaataattacaattcaTCCTTTATCCACTTTTCGTAAATTTTGTTTTGGGGTATTGACCTGTAAATACTCGAACTTTTCTCATTTTTTGGTTTTGCACCCCAACTTTAAAATCaacctataaatacccgaactttgtattctttctgattttgcacccaaCGTATTTTAACCCTTAAATCGTTGCTAACATGACAGCCGGATTGACATCTCAAATCTACGATTACATGTTTTAAATTTCACATTAACAACAAACTTATCTATTTCGTTATGAACTTCAAACTTCCCTCTCAAATAACCCTTTTTGTAATTTCCTTTATAGTGAGTAGTTTTTGTATTTGACTACTGGTGCAGTTGTGAGCAAGCCAAATGGTCCTAGTCCAAATTCAGAGTATGAGCATTCATCAATCCCTGCTACAATAAAGAAGATGTTCAACCTCTCATCAAACTTCCTAACTCACAGAGATGCTTGGGCTGCCACCTTCGAGCAAGTTGtgtcattcaaaaaaaaataatgattgaACATGAGACTAGTGTCCTTAATATATGAGTTCGTCTTGggtctcaaaaaaagaaaaagaaaaaagaattggTTACTTTTTATcgacattttcttattatttgtgGGTTAATAGCAAAGATAATGATTGAACATGAGACTATTGtcattcattttcaaataaaatgtAGATGGTTTCAGTAAATTCAAATAAGCATGCAATCACAAAATTACATAATCACATTTGAAGGATTACATGATCAAGCAAAGTCAAAATTGTTCAATCCATTATGGGACAACTCGCCTCTTACAATGATAGGGAGATTCAATCAC
This window encodes:
- the LOC131005334 gene encoding non-specific phospholipase C6-like; amino-acid sequence: MNNTIFLILLIISSIFSQSHSQQQRIKTIVILVMENRSFDHMLGWMKRSINPSINGVTGAECNTAASTKICFSDDARYVDADPGHSFEAVSRQVFGSSASTPTMSGFAAQALTISPNLSAAVMKGFHPHRLPVYAALLSEFAVFDRWFSSIPGPTQPNRLFLYSATSHGSTSHLKKLLARGYPQKTIFDSLHENGLDFGVYFQNIPTTLFYRNMRKLKYVFKYHRYGARFGRDAREGRLPSLSVIEPRYFDLKGMAGAANDDHPSHDVANGQRLVKEVYEAVRAGPQWNETLLVVTYDEHGGFYDHVPTPYVGVPNPDGNTGPSPYFFNFDRLGVRVPTIMVSPWIKKGTVVSKPNGPSPNSEYEHSSIPATIKKMFNLSSNFLTHRDAWAGTFEQVVGELTSPRTDCPEVLPDVSPLRKAEGDESRGLSEFQGEVVQLASVLNGEHLLSGDLGKKMNVKEGEAYVKGAVSRFLRASKEAIKMGADESAIVDMKASLTTRSSIHH